The genomic DNA GGGGGCGTCCTGCGGACCGGTCGCGGGTGCGGTCATGACGGCGACGCTAGCTCGGCGAACCACACCCTGGTCTCGCCGTACGTCCTCGGCTCCAGCGGGTCGAGCGCGGCCGGCCACACCGGCTCCGGGCTGCGGGCGGAGCGCTCGACGACGACGACCGCGTCGGGCCGGCAGCGCGCGGCCACCGCGCCGAGCACCTGCGCCAGCTCGGGCCCGTCGAGGGAGTAGGGCGGGTCGAGCAGGACCAGGTCGAACGACGGGCCGGGGGCGGCGACGTAGCGGGACACCCGGTCCTGGACGACGGACAGCGGCAGGTCGAGGGTGCGGGCGTTGTCGGCCGCCACCCGGGCGGCCACCCGGTCCGCCTCCACCCCGACCGCCCCCGCGGCACCGCGGCTCAGCGCCTCCAGGGCCAGCGCCCCGGAGCCGCAGTAGAGGTCGAGGACCTCCGCGCCGTCGACGGCGCGCCACGCGTCGAGCCGGCCGAACACCGCCTCCCGCGTGCGGTCGGACGTGGGGCGGGTCCCGGTCCCCGGCGGGACGGCGAGCCGACGGCCCCGGGCGCTGCCGGCGACGATCCTCACGCGACGGTCCTCACAGGGCGGTCCTCACGCGCGCAGCCTGTCAGCCACGGGCCAGCCACGCCTCGCGCCCGCCGGCCAGGGCGACCTCGACCGCCTCGGCGAGCGCGGGGTGCTGCTCGAGCGCGGGGTCCTCGGCGAGCACCGTCTCGGCCTCCGCCCGCGCGGCGGTGATGACGTCCAGGTCGTCGACGACGCGCAGCAGCCGCAGCGACGAGCGGGCCCCGGACTGGGCGGCCCCGAGGACGTCGCCCTCCCGGCGGCTGCTGAGGTCGAAGCGGGCCAGCTCGAAGCCGTCGGTGGTCGAGGCCACCGCGTCGAGCCGCTCCCGGGCCTCGGCCCCCGGCGGCAGCCCTGTGACGAG from Aquipuribacter hungaricus includes the following:
- the rsmD gene encoding 16S rRNA (guanine(966)-N(2))-methyltransferase RsmD, which translates into the protein MRIVAGSARGRRLAVPPGTGTRPTSDRTREAVFGRLDAWRAVDGAEVLDLYCGSGALALEALSRGAAGAVGVEADRVAARVAADNARTLDLPLSVVQDRVSRYVAAPGPSFDLVLLDPPYSLDGPELAQVLGAVAARCRPDAVVVVERSARSPEPVWPAALDPLEPRTYGETRVWFAELASPS